The Apium graveolens cultivar Ventura chromosome 6, ASM990537v1, whole genome shotgun sequence genome contains a region encoding:
- the LOC141668687 gene encoding uncharacterized protein LOC141668687: MKLLQLILKCRAAKASACPIFVCTQGFRSNAALEALAKASENKVENVVLYNYPSFSGAYSALFAKLFHDHLSIPCLILPFSSVEPLRVEDVCIDGLKTCYLLDFLGPKGFAAELSRKTMCQVIAFEHRKSVVSKINVPEYCSQKLMFHVDTERSSSTMAYEYFSAQLLEMRSNDAEIINLLNGKEQDRVEKVLKYIEDLDLRRGTLADIKAFHIGLSECRSHLNCITNPHMYKQLPKICTIDLISKGNSQILTRQEEAKKLLDRVFKVRLGRGFYGNCLGVRADRNPSLSDEIGKELSIRSSAAGLRPIGAVIYMQGKNLKMCLRSTDKATDTSEVAKAYGGGGSPCSSSFIIRMDEYNQWLSVSTS, translated from the exons ATGAAACTATTACAACTCATCTTAAAATGTAGAGCAGCTAAAGCTTCTGCATGTCCAATATTTGTATGCACGCAAGGTTTTCGATCAAATGCCGCACTGGAAGCCTTGGCTAAAGCCTCTGAAAATAAAGTCGAAAACGTTGTGCTTTATAACTACCCTTCTTTTTCTGGCGCTTACTCTGCTCTCTTTGCGAAGCTGTTTCACGACCACCTGAGTATTCCCTGCCTCATTCTTCCGTTTTCGTCGGTGGAGCCTCTTAG GGTTGAAGATGTATGCATTGATGGGCTTAAGACGTGTtatcttcttgattttcttggACCAAAAGGGTTTGCTGCAGAGCTTTCGCGGAAAACAATGTGCCA GGTGATAGCATTTGAACATAGAAAATCCGTGGTCTCCAAGATTAATGTTCCAGAATACTGTAGTCAAAAACTTATGTTTCATGTGGACACTGAGAGGAGCAGCTCTACCATGGCTTATGAGTATTTCTCTGCTCAACTACTAGAGATGAGATCTAATGAT GCTGAAATTATAAATCTACTGAACGGGAAGGAACAAGATCGTGTGGAAAAGGTTCTCAAGTATATAGAGGATTTAGACCTCCGCAGAGGGACATTGGCAGATATTAAGGCATTTCATATTGGCCTTAGCGAGTGTCGTTCACATTTAAACTGCATCACTAATCCACATATGTACAAACAG TTACCCAAAATATGCACCATAGATTTGATTAGCAAGGGGAATTCTCAAATTCTTACTCGACAAGAGGAAGCAAAAAAGTTGCTGGATAGGGTATTCAAAGTTCGGTTAGGTAGAGGATTTTACGGGAACTGTCTG GGAGTTCGGGCAGATAGAAATCCCAGTTTAAGTGATGAAATTGGCAAAGAACTTAGCATAAGAAGTTCTGCAGCTGGATTAAG GCCTATAGGAGCTGTTATATACATGCAAGGGAAAAATCTAAAGATGTGCTTGAGGAGTACGGATAAGGCTACTGATACATCTGAAGTTGCAAAG GCATATGGTGGTGGAGGTTCCCCATGCTCGAGCTCCTTCATTATTCGAATGGATGAGTACAACCAGTGGTTATCAGTGAGTACATCTTAA
- the LOC141668686 gene encoding oligopeptide transporter 4-like, whose product MGTLEPHPQYSTTTVDSEQNRKHEDDDDVSPVEEVRLTVLNTDDPTLPVWTFRMWFLGLLSCCLLSFLNQFFAYRTEPLVITQITVQVATLPIGHFMAAILPETKFRILGFGSRSFSLNPGPFNIKEHVLISVFANAGAAFGSGSAYAVGIITIIKAFYFRSISFVAGWLLIITTQVLGYGWAGLLRSYVVEPAQMWWPSTLVQVSLFRALHEKDEERMSRAKFFLIALVCSFSWYLIPGYLFSTLSTISWMCWAFSGSVTAQQIGSGMRGLGLGSVTLDWSVVASFLFSPLISPFFAIVNVFLGYFLIIYIFMPMAYWGLNVYSAKNFPIFSSHLFTHDGQKYNISDIVNNKFQLDIPHYEEQGRIHLSMFFALTYGFGFATIAATLTHVGFFHGREIYDRFRASYKGKDDIHTRMMRRYKDIPSWWFYLLLVVTVAVSLVLCIFLNDQVQMPWWGLLFACVIAFIFTLPISIITATTNQTPGLNIITEYIMGIILPGRPIANVCFKTYGYMSMAQAVSFLSDFKLGHYMKIPPRSMFLVQFIGTIIAGTINLSVAWWLLESIENICQDDLLPADSPWTCPGDRVFFDASVIWGLVGPKRIFGSQGNYSSMNWFFLGGALGPIVVWLFHKAFPKQSWIPLINLPVLLGATGAMPPATPLNYNAWIIVGTIFNFFVFRYRKQWWQRYNYILSAALDAGVAFMAVLLYFSLSMEDIGLDWWGTNGEHCELATCPTAKGINVSGCPLN is encoded by the exons ATGGGAACCTTAGAACCTCACCCACAATATTCGACTACAACGGTTGACTCGGAGCAAAACAGAAAGCACGAAGACGACGACGATGTTTCCCCAGTCGAGGAGGTTCGACTAACTGTTCTGAATACCGATGATCCAACACTACCAGTATGGACATTTCGGATGTGGTTCCTAGGACTACTATCTTGCTGTCTACTTTCGTTTCTTAACCAGTTCTTCGCGTACCGGACAGAACCACTAGTTATAACTCAGATTACTGTCCAAGTAGCTACACTTCCCATTGGCCATTTCATGGCTGCAATTTTACCTGAAACAAAGTTCAGGATACTGGGGTTCGGGTCGAGATCGTTTTCGCTCAACCCTGGTCCGTTTAATATCAAGGAACATGTCCTGATTTCGGTGTTTGCTAATGCTGGAGCTGCTTTTGGAAGCGGCTCTGCTTATGCTGTTGGCATTATCACCATCATCAAAGCATTTTATTTTCGCAGCATATCTTTTGTAGCTGGATGGTTGCTTATTATCACTACCCAG GTTCTAGGATACGGGTGGGCGGGGCTACTACGGAGTTATGTGGTAGAGCCGGCACAAATGTGGTGGCCAAGCACTCTTGTTCAGGTCTCACTTTTCCG GGCTTTGCATGAAAAGGATGAAGAACGCATGTCAAGGGCAAAATTCTTCCTTATTGCATTAGTTTGCAGCTTTTCCTGGTACTTAATCCCAGGATATCTTTTCTCAACTCTCTCAACCATCTCGTGGATGTGCTGGGCATTCTCTGGATCCGTCACTGCTCAGCAAATCGGATCTGGGATGAGAGGCCTTGGACTTGGTTCTGTAACACTAGATTGGTCCGTGGTGGCCTCCTTCTTGTTCAGCCCCCTCATAAGCCCTTTTTTTGCAATTGTTAATGTCTTTTTGGGGTATTTTCTGATAATTTACATTTTCATGCCGATGGCATACTGGGGGTTAAATGTATACAGTGCTAAAAACTTCCCGATCTTCTCCTCGCACTTGTTTACACATGATGGTCAGAAGTATAACATATCAGATATTGTTAACAACAAATTTCAGTTGGACATTCCGCACTATGAAGAGCAAGGACGGATACATCTAAGCATGTTTTTTGCACTCACTTACGGTTTTGGTTTTGCTACTATTGCAGCCACTCTAACACATGTTGGCTTCTTCCACGGAAG GGAAATCTATGATCGCTTTCGGGCTTCATACAAGGGTAAGGATGATATCCATACAAGAATGATGAGGAGATACAAGGACATACCTTCCTGGTGGTTTTATCTGTTGCTTGTAGTAACAGTGGCAGTCTCACTTGTATTATGCATCTTCTTGAACGATCAAGTGCAGATGCCATGGTGGGGCCTCCTTTTTGCTTGTGTCATAGCCTTCATCTTCACCCTTCCCATCAGCATTATAACTGCAACTACCAATCAG ACACCAGGGTTAAATATAATCACGGAGTACATTATGGGAATTATCTTACCAGGGAGACCAATAGCTAATGTGTGCTTTAAAACCTATGGCTACATGAGCATGGCACAGGCTGTCTCCTTTCTAAGTGATTTTAAACTAGGACATTACATGAAGATCCCTCCTAGATCAATGTTCTTAGTTCAG TTCATAGGAACTATCATTGCCGGAACTATTAATCTCTCAGTAGCATGGTGGCTGCTAGAGAGTATAGAGAACATATGTCAAGATGATCTACTTCCAGCAGATAGTCCTTGGACCTGTCCTGGTGATCGGGTATTTTTCGATGCATCAGTTATATGGGGTTTGGTGGGTCCAAAAAGGATTTTCGGATCTCAAGGAAACTATAGTTCCATGAACTGGTTCTTCCTTGGAGGTGCATTGGGACCAATTGTGGTCTGGCTATTCCACAAGGCATTTCCAAAACAATCATGGATTCCTTTGATTAATTTACCAGTACTTCTGGGAGCAACAGGGGCAATGCCACCAGCAACACCCTTAAATTATAATGCATGGATCATTGTTGGTACCATTTTCAACTTTTTTGTCTTCCGTTACCGGAAACAATGGTGGCAAAGATACAATTATATCCTCTCAGCTGCACTAGATGCTGGGGTGGCTTTCATGGCAGTGCTCTTATATTTTTCCCTGAGCATGGAGGACATCGGACTGGATTGGTGGGGTACAAATGGTGAACACTGCGAATTGGCAACATGCCCAACAGCCAAAGGCATCAACGTTTCTGGGTGCCCATTAAACTAG